The DNA segment CTGAAATAAATTTATAAGAATTTTAGTGTCATAACCCATCTGTCACTGTATAAAACTCTTAGTAAGTTTATTCTTTGTTGACAGGATTTGATCAAATGATTGATATGTGAAATCCATGTGAATTGTGAGTCAAATAGTATACCCAAAAATGTGATTTCGCGGATTTGTTTTAGAATAATCGCGGAATAGCCGATTAGACACAAGTTTAAGTTGTATTCCGCTCTTCTTTTGTCAAACATTATTACTGTTAGTCTTCTCAGTTGAAAAAGTCTCTTCTAAGCTGTTTAATGTTCTCTGTAAAATTTGCGTAGCtaattctatatttttacttttaaacatatatattactagatcatcagcaaaaagataGCTTTTACGGGAAgctttatgtgtttttttttacctcatcaacccctagggttattagcggggtggtgatatcttttatttttagaaaagttacacttagtatattattaaaatttacgtaacagttttggaaaatacaaacatttgatgttatgttacagtttgttatacagtttacaatttttgataaaatttattgtattactgatgtcttcttttaaagtttctttcaaattgtgttttagttttgctgtcgatcttgctgttgagtacactagacagtctatcattattatgttgcactgaaaatggtatttgacaggtttggcaaatcggctgagggtccttggagatgatgtatccatgtgtaaattttgtatgacctagccgcagtctgttaataactacttggtcatgtctttgAACTggggagcggtagtaaagcagaagtaacatctggtttgataatttttaattttgcttctgtttggtttcattttttttttttttttttttttatttaaagaaacaaagtcgcatccacccaaaggttattagcgacactcctgtaacatttgtaataatattaaattaacgtttgtaacagtcaatcattgtaacaattaattacaatttgtgaacaattgaacatttgtaacaattaattaagttaaattttgtgtaacatatttatacattttaagtaacctaataaattgtccggaactaaacttttgttgagtagtgctttcaggttatttggcaaattgtaagactgtctttgatttacatatttagggacagtctatcaagaagtgctttatactgtctactgtattgcatgcttCGCATTTTggtggttcactatttgagaagagataggcatgagtatacctacagtgtccaagtcgtagacgtgtaataatagtttggcatcttctacttctggctgtgcacttccatgaaaaaatatcacttttgatggttctgagtttcgaactagagtcactccactcccgattccacgcacttaacaccttatttttgaaataaacttttagatcgcctgcgatactccgacactctgtttctgatacgtcactggtgatagcgttacgcgcactagtatctgcttcttcattcccctTCTATgcatgcctatatgagatggtatccataggaagtggactcttctgaaattttcttgagctttcattaattcggccctgataattttctcaatggggtgtttagggtatacattttgcatagctttgactgcgctgagagagtcagaaaggactagacaacaagggatgtttttaatatttacttgcttgatggctttgagcaaaccaaatagttctgcagtatagatgcttgaatttagaggaagtttaaattgaaaagtgtcatttggggttaccactgctactccaacgccaagttcccctttggatgcatctgtataaattttaatccactcattgtattgttgatctaggattgaatttagtttaactttaaaaataataggactagtttcatgtttattatatatgcttaacgctgtaatgactttgggctgttcaatagtccaaggtagatagttattggtattcgtttgaaatactgttgggaattgaatgttcagtctggagctatataatcggattctctcgtaataaggtttgggagcacggggcttattattgtaataattaatatatttgttactaaaagtattacagtagaggggtttttttatatttgaggctatagatgtagcatgcgctagagctaagtacattcttcggtaatttagaggtggttcgccggcttcgctcagtatgctttcggagggagttgtccggaaggctccgagtgcaattctaataccagcgttgtgtatgctgtcaagttttttaagtagtgtttttgaagcagatgcatatgcaattgatccataatctaatttagatctaattagtgttttatatattctcaacagagtttcctgatctgatccccaatttcggtttgccaatgttttcattagattcagtcttttatgacatgttaaaactgtttgttttatatgttcttgccaagtaagtttttgatcaaaccacatacctaagaactttgccgttggtttaaatggtagcgtagtgttgtataattttaatgtagggggcattgatgagacctttttggagaagagtatacctgatgtttttgttactgaaaatttgaatccggtcgttagagaccattgttctaattggtttagaaaacattgcaaagcgtttgtcattgattcggtgttatttcctttgatatagacaacaaggtcatctgcgaaaagtcgagcctttagaggtttagtaaggttgttaataatattatttattgccactAAGAATAAAGTAGGGCTTAGGACTGATCCTTGGGGTGTTCCATTTTCTTCACTTTTCTCCTCTGAGTAAGTATTATGTACTCTTACGCAAAAAGATCGGTTCTgtagaaagtttttaataaatttcaggcaatttccacgaatattccatgaatgtagttctttcagaatattgaatttccaacaagtattaaatgcccttttcaagtcgaaaaatattgcaatacaatgttgtttggttgctagcgcttcatgaatgtcagattctagatcaagaatattgtcaatgcccgaacgattttgtctgaaaccgttttgttccggaactaaacgatttgataattctaatatccacgttaatctaagatttaccattttttccatcaatttgctcatagaacatgttaagctgattggtctgtatgagtcaggttctaggattgatttttgaggttttaaaaaaggtaatataatagctttagaccaaattgatggaaatttattattttgccaaattaagttaaaaagttgaagaataaataattttgctgagtaaggaagatgttttagaaatattgccGGGATATCGTCTAGGCCCGGGctagtattttttaattcggaTAAAGCATTTTCCAGTTCTTCAAAAGTGAAAGGTAGATCTAATGGATCATTTAAATTGTCATTTGCAAAAAGATCAGTATTctctattattattttcctttcaaggaATGTATCACTGTAGTTACTGTTTGAAGACATTTCTCTAAAAGATTCAGCTAGGGTATTAGCTATTTCTTGAGGAGAAGTTGAAATCCTATTGTCAACTTTTAATTTAGAAATCATTGGCGTGTATTTCAGACcagaaatttttcttatttttttccatacttcGCTGACAGGAGTTGAGGTATTTATTTCTGAAACATACTTGGACCAGGAAGCCTTCTTAGcttgttttataataagttgtgtcttagctttaagtgatttgaacatggttttattttcaggtgttttatgtcttttatatttattaaatgcagtTTTACTTGCTCTAATAGCTGCTCCACATTCTGAGTTCCACCAAGGTACAGGAGTCTGattattctttgtcttttttgattttccaACGAATTGCTCAGCACTACTTATGATAATGCTATTCAAATTGTGTAAGGATTCATCAATGCTTTCAGCCATTTTACAGTTCGGCATTGAGTTGTCGATATAATTTTCGAATTTTAACCAATCAGCAGTTTCAGTTTTCCATCTGGGTATGAAAACGTCATGGGTCAGAGCCATAGAGTTTTTTATTACTATAGGATGGTGGTCGCTCCCATAAGTGTATTGTAAAACTTCCCAAAATAATCGAGGTGTGAGTGCAGGGTCACAAAGACTTAGATCAATTGCTGAAGAATTTCCGGTATTAATGTTAAATCTGGTTGGAGATCCG comes from the Diabrotica undecimpunctata isolate CICGRU unplaced genomic scaffold, icDiaUnde3 ctg00001079.1, whole genome shotgun sequence genome and includes:
- the LOC140431480 gene encoding uncharacterized protein, with the protein product MADEQSSAGGVATLVKKSLSAKEFPVTTNLEVVVVEIQSSNRYFICNVYLPSSRQVTYNDLKELFNQIPSSRIIVGDFNSHNIIWGSSYSNARGKIVENIISDFQLNFLNDGSPTRFNINTGNSSAIDLSLCDPALTPRLFWEVLQYTYGSDHHPIVIKNSMALTHDVFIPRWKTETADWLKFENYIDNSMPNCKMAESIDESLHNLNSIIISSAEQFVGKSKKTKNNQTPVPWWNSECGAAIRATKKASWSKYVSEINTSTPVSEVWKKIRKISGLKYTPMISKLKVDNRISTSPQEIANTLAESFREMSSNSNYSDTFLERKIIIENTDLFANDNLNDPLDLPFTFEELENALSELKNTSPGLDDIPIFFMNRNATNCKVLRQDELEEIAAHIWSDDKEEIVDFSDESDGEEEHIDHISDESESEIPEIEFEEEVMAIDVDMRSNEVEDENKRFYIS